The following are from one region of the Oryzias melastigma strain HK-1 linkage group LG22, ASM292280v2, whole genome shotgun sequence genome:
- the LOC112147469 gene encoding mitogen-activated protein kinase-binding protein 1 isoform X1, with translation MSADGATIRSRIKNLLRSPSIKLRRSGTRHKRDLSNKVTLEKVLGITAEGNRALACEPRSGLLAYPAGCVVVLLNPRKNKQHHIFNSSRKAITTLAFSPDGKYVVTGESGHMPAVRVWDVSDRLQVSELQEHKYGVACVAFSPNGKYIVSVGYEHDMMVNVWNWKKNVVVAANKVSSKVTAVSFSDDSSYFVTAGNRHVKFWYLDHNKTSKVNATVPLLGRSGLLGELRNNFFSDVACGRGRRSSSTFCITSSGLLCEFNERRLLDKWVELRKVDSASTSQATCLSVTEEFIFCGCSDGTVRAFSPVNLHFLCTLPRPHSLGADIASMVDASQLFSSGADARYPDSVAVTYDPTNHWLSCVYNDHSVYVWDVRDLQDLRRAGKLYSALYHSSCVWSLEVSTDGAAEGERLLPPGSFLSCSSDNTIRLWNIDGHGALHRNILSHDLKKVIYVDDNVSTLLDGENITNTEKAGPPEGQQAEQIRTGIRALRVSPDGQHLASGDRMGVLRIHDLDSMEEILNVQAHDSEILCLEFSKPDTGLQLLATASRDRLIHVLDAGRDYSLVQTLDEHSSSITAVRFAASEGKVRMISCGADKSVYFRSAQQTEEGLEFIRTHHIVRKTTLYDMDVEPTRKYAAVGCQDRNIRIFNVSNGKQKKVYKGSQGEDGTIIKVHIDPSGLYIATSCSDKNISIFDFFSGECVATMFGHSEIITGLKFSSDCKYLITVSGDSCIFVWRLSPELTIRMRQRLADLKPRSSVPHRQNAPQQRAAKLSKTPPPCVDMMSSDSNGEEEEEEEQPRPYMETAGCVKEAEMFSRDDGKNDSTAQLPRRRWSSRTASSDSVLMVKSMFDLRMLDSFSPDVSEEQEEVKTRPHPDFSPKRRTPAVEAQLHRPGQDLQSTTSLQVAWVDDESKSSQRPDFILLSNQSLNREEPVLFPDQWEDRVSLVSSEFQVKEVCPTEGGNLEKPSPDSGCSLGFSSVLSSPERPAGDDTEPTEPLSEDGNSSELEMEEEEGRQRREGAGASRDVPQTPDQEAFLKENFVTLADPSASGSPSRTSHSSSESLSISSRFLHQSSSASRAGLLLPTRITEGGEEGLKVHLPVSEVRPLMDRNHSRINQNQDQPVLVQVQKPNQHGPDPPQQQEAQEESSSSRSTLKKKVQTEVEPRRNLVLPTHQNQGLHKAQSVNSLLADAAGEMSDSLIGRPSREVAPQRPTTLPSSLRRPPSTAPQTLKPNSASSPRSPLQESAAVTLRKSSSSSSSAVATPRSYMSPTASSMAKISRSVSMGDSLNVLEPPDAVTSPLLAPNTPAVQPKEAPPTNVPTGNSAALPATPPHAAVIPVVVSSVSSAAGNHGNRAGPASRSLQARIPGSSRPLPDRPSLDAFAPPTKVSVSHPGSASLLVTPKQEEEPQNATGGDSENGGDKEQPISVETCRALANELQSCFKRATHLYRKVSSFSPEDSTSIQCQVSLLLSEAFRAMRAELDSLPLGSPSMLGGAEEVRTAALLEEYSLLLLQAVNKRINSS, from the exons ATGTCTGCGGACGGAGCCACGATCCGCAGCCGCATCAAGAACCTGCTGCGCTCCCCGTCCATCAAGCTGCGCAGGAGCGGCACGCGCCACAAGCGCGACCTCAGCAACAAG GTGACGTTGGAGAAGGTTCTTGGAATCACAGCGGAGGGGAACCGAGCGTTGGCCTGTGAGCCGCGATCCGGACTGCTCGCCTATCCCGCGGG GTGTGTCGTGGTTCTGCTGAATCCTCGCAAGAACAAGCAGCATCACATCTTCAACAGCTCCAG GAAGGCCATCACCACGCTGGCGTTTTCTCCTGATGGGAAGTACGTGGTTACCGGAGAG AGCGGTCACATGCCGGCGGTTCGGGTCTGGGACGTGTCGGACCGTCTTCAGGTGTCGGAGCTGCAGGAGCACAAATACGGAGTCGCCTGCGTGGCGTTTTCTCCAAACGGCAAATACATCGTCAGCGTGGGCTACGAGCACGACATGATGGTGAACGTGTGGAACTGGAAG aaaaacgTGGTGGTGGCGGCCAATAAGGTGTCCAGCAAAGTGACGGCCGTCTCCTTCTCCGACGACAGCTCCTACTTTGTCACCGCCGGCAACCGTCACGTGAAGTTCTGGTACCTGGACCACAACAAGACCTCCAAG gtcaaCGCCACCGTCCCCCTGCTGGGGCGTTCAGGGCTGCTCGGTGAGCTCAGGAACAACTTCTTCAGTGATGTGGCGTGTGGGCGTGGCCgacgctcctcctccaccttctgCATCACCTCGTCCGGCCTGCTGTGTGAGTTCAACGAGCGCCGGCTCCTGGACAAGTGGGTGGAGCTTCGG AAAGTCGACTCTGCCTCC ACGTCCCAGGCCACCTGTCTGTCCGTCACAGAGGAGTTCATCTTCTGCGGATGCTCCGATGGGACGGTTCGAGCCTTCAGCCCCGTCAACCTGCACTTCCTCTGCACTCTGCCCCGCCCCCACTCTCTGGGCGCTGACATCGCCAGCATGGTTGATGCCAG tcAGCTGTTCTCCTCTGGAGCGGACGCTCGGTACCCGGACAGCGTGGCCGTGACCTACGACCCGACCAATCACTGGCTGTCCTGCGTCTATAACGACCACAGCGTCTACGTCTGGGACGTTCGAGACCTCCAGGACCTCCGGAGAGCGGGGAAGCTCTACTCAGCGCTGTACCACTCGTCCTGCGTGTGGAGCCTGGAG GTCTCCACAGACGGAGCAGCAGAAGGGGAGAGGCTCCTCCCCCCTGGCTCCTTCCTGTCCTGCTCCTCGGACAACACCATCCGGCTGTGGAACATCGACGGGCACGGCGCCCTCCACAGGAACATCCTGAGCCAC GACCTGAAGAAAGTCATTTACGTGGACGATAACGTCAGCACCCTCCTGGACGGTGAGAACATCACCAACACAGAGAAGGCGGGGCCACCGGAGGGCCAGCAGGCGGAGCAGATCCGGACGGGCATCCGGGCTCTGAGAGTCAGTCCGGACGGACAGCACCTGGCGTCCGGGGACCGCATGGGAGTCCTCAG GATCCACGATCTGGACAGCATGGAGGAGATCCTGAACGTTCAGGCTCACGACTCGGAGATCCTCTGCCTGGAGTTCTCCAAACCCGACACAG GTCTGCAGCTGTTAGCCACTGCCAGCCGGGACCGCCTGATCCACGTCCTGGATGCGGGCCGGGACTACAGCCTGGTCCAGACTCTGGACGAACACTCGTCCTCCATCACCGCCGTCAGATTTGCTG CCAGTGAGGGGAAGGTGCGCATGATCAGCTGCGGCGCCGATAAGAGCGTGTACTTTCGCTCAGCCCAGCAG ACGGAGGAGGGGCTAGAGTTCATCCGGACGCATCACATCGTCCGGAAGACGACTCTGTACGACATGGACGTGGAGCCCACCAGGAAGTACGCCGCTGTGGGCTGTCAGGACCGCAACATTCG GATCTTCAACGTCAGTAACGGCAAACAGAAGAAGGTGTACAAAGGCTCCCAGGGGGAGGATGGGACCATCATTAAG GTGCACATCGACCCGTCAGGACTCTACATCGCCACCTCCTGCTCAGACAAGAACATCAGCATCTTCGACTTCTTCTCTGGAGAATGTGTGGCCACCATGTTTGGACACTCGG AGATCATCACCGGGCTGAAGTTCAGCAGCGACTGCAAATACCTGATCACCGTTTCAGGAGACAG CTGCATCTTCGTGTGGCGTTTGAGTCCCGAGCTGACCATCAGGATGAGGCAGAGACTCGCTGACCTGAAACCTCGCAGCAGCGTTCCTCACCGCCAGAACGCACCTCAGCAGAGAGCTGCCAAACTCAG CAAGACTCCGCCCCCCTGCGTCGACATGATGTCATCCGACAGCAACggcgaggaggaagaggaagaggagcagccccgCCCTTACATGGAAACAGCAGGATGTGTGAAGGAGGCAG AGATGTTCAGCAGAGACGACGGGAAG AACGACTCGACGGCTCAACTCCCTCGGCGGCGCTGGTCGAGCCGGACGGCGAGCTCCGACAGCGTCCTGATGGTCAAGTCCATGTTTGACCTGAGGATGCTGGACTCCTTCAGTCCAGACGTCagtgaggagcaggaggag GTGAAGACACGCCCCCACCCCGACTTCAGTCCCAAGAGGAGGACTCCTGCTGTGGAGGCGCAGCTTCACCGGCCCGGCCAGGATCTGCAGAGCACCACCAGCCTGCAGGTGGCGTGG GTAGATGACGAGTCAAAGAGCAGCCAACGGCCAGACTTCATCCTGCTGTCCAATCAGAGCCTGAACAGGGAGGAGCCTGTTCTGTTTCCTGACCAATGGGAGGACAGAGTGAGCTTAGTGAGCAG TGAGTTTCAGGTGAAGGAGGTGTGTCCTACAGAAGGCGGGAACCTGGAAAAGCCCAGTCCGGACAGCGGGTGCTCCCTGGGCTTCAGCTCTGTCCTGTCCAGCCCGGAAAGACCTGCTGGAGACG ACACAGAACCCACAGAACCTCTGAGCGAGGACGGGAACTCCTCCGAGctggagatggaggaggaggaaggaaggCAAAGACGGGAAGGAGCAGGAGCGTCTCGGGATGTTCCTCAGACTCCAGACCAGGAGGCGTTCCTGAAGGAGAACTTTGTCACTTTGGCTGACCCGTCCGCCTCAG GAAGTCCCAGCAGAACCTCTCACAGCTCCAGCGAGAGTCTCAGTATCTCCTCCAGGTTCCTccaccagagttcatctgccaG CCGGGCCGGGCTTCTCCTCCCAACACGGATCACAGAGGGAGGAGAAGAGGGGTTGAAGGTCCATCTCCCCGTCTCTGAGGTCCGGCCCCTGATGGACAGAAACCATAGCAGGATAAACCAGAACCAGGACCAACCAGTGCTGGTTCAGGTGCAGAAACCAAACCAGCATGGACCAGATCCACCTCAACAGCAGGAGGCGCAAGAGGAGAGCTCCTCCAGTCGCTCCACCTTAAAGAAGAAGGTCCAAACTGAGGTGGAACCCAGGAGGAACTTGGTTCTGCCAACCCACCAGAACCAAGGACTCCACAAGGCTCAGTCGGTCAACAGCCTGCTGGCGGACGCCG CAGGTGAGATGTCCGACTCTCTGATTGGTCGTCCATCCAGAGAGGTCGCCCCCCAGCGGCCCACCACCCTCCCCTCCTCCCTCAGACGACCTCCATCAACGGCGCCACAGACTCTTAAACCAAACTCCGCCTCCTCGCCCCGATCCCCCCTGCAGGAGAGCGCTGCTGTCACGTTGAGgaagtcctcctcctcctcctcctcggctGTAGCGACTCCCCGCTCCTACATGAGCCCCACGGCGAGCTCCATGGCGAAGATTTCCCGCTCCGTCTCCATGGGAGACAGCCTCAACGTCCTCGAACCGCCCGACGCCGTGACGTCACCGCTGTTAGCGCCAAACACTCCTGCCGTACAGCCTAAAGAAGCCCCGCCTACGAATGTTCCCACTGGAAACTCTGCTGCACTTCCAGCCACGCCCCCCCACGCTGCCGTCATTCCAGTCGTCGTCTCGTCAGTGTCCTCAGCTGCTGGTAACCACGGCAACAGGGCGGGGCCTGCCTCCCGCAGCCTCCAGGCTCGAATCCCCGGCAGCAGCAGGCCGCTCCCCGACAGACCCTCCCTCGACGCCTTCGCTCCTCCCACCAAGGTGTCTGTCTCCCACCCAGGCTCCGCCTCCCTCCTTGTGACACccaagcaggaggaggagcctcaGAACGCCACAGGTGGAGATTCAGAGAATGGAGGCGACAAAG AACAACCAATCAGTGTGGAGACCTGCAGGGCTCTGGCCAATGAGCTGCAGAGCTGCTTTAAGAGAGCGACGCACCTTTACAGGAAG gTAAGCAGCTTCTCTCCGGAGGATTCCACCTCCATCCAGTGCCAGGTGTCTCTCCTCCTATCGGAGGCCTTTCGGGCCATGAGGGCGGAGCTGGACTCTCTACCGCTGGGCTCCCCGAGCATGCTGGGAGGCGCGGAGGAGGTCAGGACCGCCGCTCTGCTGGAGGAGTACtccctgctgctcctgcaggccGTCAACAAGAGGATCAACAGCAGCtga